The sequence CACCACCTCTCCCTCGAGGACCACGTAGACCTTGTCCGAACCCTCGTGGGCGTGCACCCTCTGGGCCTGCCCAGGGAGGAGGGCGTAGAGGTCCAGGAACATGTGCTCCGAATCAAAGACGGGAATCTTCAAAAGCCTCTCCTCGGAGAACCGGGCAAGCTTCTTCAGATCGCGGATTTCCATGGCCCAAGTGTACTTGACGGAAGGGCGGCCAAGGGCTAGACTAACCTTTGCGCGCCGGGGAGTAGCGCAGCCTGGTAGCGCACACGCTTGGGGTGCGTGTGGTCGTCGGTTCAAATCCGGCCTCCCCGACCAAAGCAAGGCCCCGCCACAACGCGGGGCTCTTTCCTTTTCCCTAAGCCCGGC is a genomic window of Thermus islandicus DSM 21543 containing:
- a CDS encoding cupin domain-containing protein, which gives rise to MEIRDLKKLARFSEERLLKIPVFDSEHMFLDLYALLPGQAQRVHAHEGSDKVYVVLEGEVVVRVGEEEALLAPGMAAFAPAQAPHGVRNESASPALLLVVMAPKP